The sequence below is a genomic window from Streptomyces sp. B21-105.
GCGTCCCGGAACGACCGGTAGCCGGCCAGCCGCGCCGACCAGCGCGTCAGGGTCCGGGTCGACCGCCGGCCGATCACCGCGGCTCCCACACTCACCAGCGCGACCCGGGTGCGCAGCAGCCGGCCGGACGCGCAGAGCAGGAACAGCGAGTACGGGAAGCCCCACGGCCGCAGCGGCAGCGTGGCCTCCAGGACGCCCGTGCCCGGCACGATCACCACGTCGTGCCGGCGCACCCAGGCGCTGATGCGGACGACGTCGACGAGCTTGCCCAGACCCTTGCCCGCGATCGCGCCCGCGCGTGACGCGGTCCGGTACTCCCCGCGGTACCAGTTCATCCGCGTCGCGGGGATCCGGTACCTGGCCGTGACGTCCTCGGGCCCGCCGCACAGCGCGTCCACGACCGCGTCCGGGTGCTCGGCGCGGAGGTAGCCGAGCACCGCCTCGAGCGACCCGTTGTTGCCGACGTTGCCGGCGCCGAGCAGGCCGAACACCCCGACACGCACCGGAGTCCTCTGCGTGGACGTCATCCCTGCCTCCCCTCACGGCCGGCGACGAGGGCGTCGACGGAGACGGTGAGCCCGGCCGGGTCCACCGGGGCGCGGTCCTCGACCCGCTCGCCGGCGCCCGGCCGGACGCGGCTGGTCATCCAGGCGGCGAGGTGGCCGTAACACGCGCGCCGGTCCGCCGTGGACAGCGGGGCCCGCCGGATCGCCGAGACGAAACCCCAGACGTACTCGGCGAGCAGTCGGGGCGTCGGGTGCAGCGGGCCCGCCCGGCGCGGGTCCAGGTTGACGCACCGGGACCGCTTGGACGGGTTCGCCCGCTCGGCGCGGGTGGGATGGTCGCGGCGGAAGTACAGCAGCTCGGGCACCTGGTGGAAGGGCCCGTGCAGGGTGATCTCGGCGACGAACGCGCGGTCCGCGTGGTGGTAGCTGTCGTGCGGTTTCACCCGGCGCAGCACGTCGGCCCGCATCACCCCGTAGAAGTCGTCGCCGCCGGGCTCGAACAGCAGGCTGCGGAAGCGCTCCGGCGCGTGCGGCGAGTCGGTGGCGAGCCCGTACGCGTAGGGGACCTTCACCCGGCCGTCGCCGTCGATGACCGCCTGCCCGCTGTGCGCGAGGACGACGCCCGGCCGTTCGTCCAGCGCCTCCACACAGCGCCGCAGCAGGTCCCGGGCGTACAGGTCGTCGTGCGAGGCCCACTTGAACAGTTCGCCGCGGCACTCGGTGAACACGTGGTTGTGGTTCGGCGCGGCGCCGATGTTCCGGGCCAGCCGGATGTACCGGATCCGCGAGTCCTTCGCCGCGTACGCGCGGCAGATGTCCTCGGTCCCGTCGGTCGAGGCGTTGTCGGAGACGACCAGCTCGAAGTCCTCGTAGGTCTGGCCGAGGAGGGCGTCGAACGACTCGGCGAGGTACTCCTCGCCGTTGTACACGGGCAGGCCGATGCTCAGCCGGGGTCGGGCGGTCATGACGTCCTCACTTCGCGGATGGGTTCGTGGTGGCGCTCGCGCAGGGCGGACCGCAACTGCAGCCACCACACGGCAGAGCTGCAGACGGACGCGCAGGCGACGCCCCAGGCCGAGCCGGCCGTGCCGGCCGCGACCGCGCCGCCGAGCCCGCCGCCGACGTAGCAGACGGACGCGAACAGCTGGCAGCGCAGGCTGCGCCGGGCGGCGGCGAGCGCGCGCAGCCCGGCCGCCGCGCCGGTGCCGAGGCCCGCGCCGGCGACGCTGAGGGTGACCGGCGCGATGAGCTCCGCGGCCGACTGCCAGACGTCGCCGAGCGCCAGCTCGCCGAGCCGGTCCGGCATCAGCTGCAGCGCCGCGCCCCAGAGCAGCGCGGCGGCGGCCTGCCCGCCGCCGAGCAGGAGGCAGAACTTCCCGAGCCGGTGCGGGGCCTGCCGGAGCACCCGTGCCGCCTCCGGGACGGTCACCAGCGACAGGCCCATGAGCACGGCGAGGAACGGGCCGAGCAGCAGCTCCGCGCCCCGGACCGCACCGACCGCGCCGACTCCGACGATCGCGCCGAGTCCGTACGCCCGCAGCTGGCTCGCGCCGCTGAGGCTGACGTTCTCGACCAGGTACCGGTAGCCGAGATCGCGCTGCTCGCGAAGCCAGCCGCGGGCCTGGGCCGGCCGCGGCCGGATGCCGGACTGGAGGCAGCCGTACGCGGCTGCCACCGCGGCGGACGCGCCCCAGGCGAGCAGGAACGCGGCCACGCTGCCCCAGCGGGCCGCCACGACCATCGCGGGGACGAGCGCGACGCACCACACGAGGTCGTTGACGAACGCCTTCCGGCCGGCGCCGGCGGCGAAGAACGAGAACCGCCAGGCGTCCTGCAGCACCAGCCCCGGCAGCACCACGCCGAGACACGCGAACGCCGGCCCCAGGCGGCCGCCGAGAGCGAGGCCGATCGCCGCACACGCCGCGCCGATGGCCACGCCGACACCGAGCGCGGTTCCCGACGACCGGGCCACCGCACCGCGCCAGGACGCCTCGGAGACGCCGCTGAAGCGCACCACGAGCGGGTCGGTGGTCAGCCCGCGGGAGACGTTGAGCACCACGCCGTACGTCACCCAGGCCAGGCTGAACACGCCGAACGCGGTCAGTCCCAGCGAGCGGGCGACGTAGACGCCCACCGCGAAGTTGGACACGCTGGAGGCCGCCTGGTCGGCCAGCCCCCAGGACAGCCGGCCGAGGAGGGCCCGCTTGGCGGATCCGGCCGGCGCCGTCGTCTTCTCCCCCTCGGTGGTCATCGGCGTCATGCCTTGATCAGTTCGGCGTCGCGCAGGGCGTCCGCCGCCGCGGCGACCGTGTCGAACGGCAGCCCGGACCGCTCGGCGACGTCCAGCAGACTGTGCTCGCCGTCGGAGAGGCTGAGCACCCACAACATGGCCAGCTGCGCCTCCTTCGCGTCGCTGCGGCCGCCGAGCGAGTCGTACAGCCCGCGCCGGCCCAGCTGCGGCTCGCCGTAGGGGCTGAGGTT
It includes:
- a CDS encoding glycosyltransferase family 2 protein, giving the protein MTARPRLSIGLPVYNGEEYLAESFDALLGQTYEDFELVVSDNASTDGTEDICRAYAAKDSRIRYIRLARNIGAAPNHNHVFTECRGELFKWASHDDLYARDLLRRCVEALDERPGVVLAHSGQAVIDGDGRVKVPYAYGLATDSPHAPERFRSLLFEPGGDDFYGVMRADVLRRVKPHDSYHHADRAFVAEITLHGPFHQVPELLYFRRDHPTRAERANPSKRSRCVNLDPRRAGPLHPTPRLLAEYVWGFVSAIRRAPLSTADRRACYGHLAAWMTSRVRPGAGERVEDRAPVDPAGLTVSVDALVAGREGRQG